From the genome of Agromyces badenianii:
GCCTGCTGCCGGCCCTCGGCGCGGTGCGCGTGAAGGTCATCGACGCGATCAGGTTCTGAGGGCAGCGCGAAACATCGCCGTAACATCGTGCAGGTAACCTCCGCGCATGGCGGCATTCACGGTGCGGCCGGCCATCCCGAACGACGGCTCGTTTCTCGCTGAGATGGTGGTCGAGGCTGCGAACTGGCGGTCGGGCGGCACCCGGCCGAGGCCGACGGTGCTCGCAGACCCGGTCTATCGCGGCTATATCGCCGGCTGGCAGCGCCCCGCCGATCGTGGCGTGGTGGCGATCGATGACGGCGGGAGGCCCGTCGGCGCCGCCTGGTACCGGTTGTTCGCCTCCGATGCGGCGGCTCACGGCTTCGTCGCGGTGGGCGTGCCCGAGCTCATCATCGGCGTGCGGCCGCTCTGGCGGGCCCAGGGCGTCGGGCGCGCACTCATCCGGTCGCTCGCCGATACTGCACGCTCGGCCGGATTCGCGCGGCTGACCCTCAGCGTCGAGCACGGCAACTTCGCCGAGGCCCTGTATCGCTCGGAGGGCTTCTCGATCGTCGGTGCCGGTGCCGGTGCCGGTGCCGCTGCCTCTGCCGGTGCCGGTGGTGCTGCCGGTCGCGCCCCCGGGCGCGACACGATGGTGCGATCGCTGAGGTAACCGAACCTCACGGATCGCGAACACTCGCGCTCAGCTGTCACCGGGTGTGGGCGCGCGGCCGTAGCCTTATGGGCATGGCTACGAGCACCAGGTCGAACGGACGTGCCTCGGGCACGCCCTCGCGTGCTTCGAGTTCACGCACCGCGCCCACGAAGAAGCTGCCCGCTGCGAGCACCCGTGCCGCCGCGTCGAAGAAGGCGCCTGCTGCGCCCGAGGGGCCGAATCTCCTCGTGCGTGCCTGGATGGGTCTCGCGCACCTGACCGGCGGCGCCGCGCGTGCGCTCGGGCCCGAGACGCTCTCGAAAGAAGAGCGACGCGACGGCCTGCCCTTCTTCATCGTCGTGCTCGCCATCGTCGGCGCGGTCGTCGAATGGTTCTTGATCAACGAGCCGATCGCCCAGACACTCGACTCGTGGACGTTCGGCGGCCTCTTCGGCCGGGTCGCGTTCGCGCTGCCCGTCGTCATGCTGCTCTTCGCTGTCTGGCTCTTCCGGCACCCGAGCTCGGTGCACGACAACACGCGCATCGGCATCGGCCTCGGACTCCTCCTGCTGACCGTCTCGGCGCTCTGCCACCTCTTCGGCGGACTTCCCGAGCCGCGCGAGGGCATGGCCGTGCTCGCGAGGGCCGGCGGCATCCTCGGCTGGATGGTGGCTGCGCCGCTCACCGTGCTCATCACGCAGGCCGGCGCGACGGCCGTCGTGGTCGTGCTGCTGCTCCTGGCCCTGCTGATCATCACCAAGACGCCGCCGAACCGCATCCCGGCTCGTTTCCGTGAGCTCTACGAGTGGCTCTTCGGCGCGACGCACGACGAGCCCGTGACCGAGGTCGGGCCGAAGCCCTCGAAGCGCGATCGCAAGAAGTCCGAGCAGACCGAACTCGACGGCATCGACGCGCTCGGCGCCGACGGCGACGACGAGCCCGCCCGCGGGGGCCTGGTGCCGTGGTGGCGACGCAATGACTCCAATCGTGAAGAGGACCCGGGCTTCGAGGCGCCCGGCGTCGACGGGCTCACCGAGGTCTTCGGTGCAGGCTCTGCCGCGGGCAGCTTCGAGACGCCCCTCGAGGGAGTGGCCGGGCCGAGCACGTACAACACCGAGGTGCTCGGCGATCTCGAGCGCGCCGAATCGGCCCTCAAGCACTTCACCGGCGACGTGCCGCGCGGTGGCACCGGGCTGCGCGGTGACGACGCCGGTGCCACGAACGTGCTCGCGGTATTTGACGGCGCCGACGACGGTGGCGCCGGGCCGGCGTCCGCGAATGCGACGGCTCCCGACCTCGAAGCCGAGGCGGCATCCGAGCCTGATCGCCCCTACCATCTGCCCGCCGCCTCGACGCTCGCGGCCGGGGCGCCGGCGAAGACCCGATCGCAGGCCAACGACGACGTCGTTCGGCAGATCACGGGCGTGCTCGACCAGTTCTCGGTCGACGCGAAGGTCACCGGATTCTCGCGCGGCCCGACCGTCACGCAGTACGAGATCGAGCTCGGCCCGGGCGTCAAGGTCGAGCGCGTCACCGCCCTCTCGAAGAACCTCGCCTATGCCGTGGCCTCCAACGAGGTGCGCATCCTCTCGCCCATTCCCGGCAAGAGCGCGATCGGCATCGAGATCCCGAACGCCGATCGTGAGATCGTCACGCTCGGCGACGTGCTGCGCTCGGGCAACGCCGCGAATGCGAATCATCCGATGACCATCGGCGTCGGCAAAGACGTCGGCGGCGGGTACGTCGTCGCGAACCTCGCGAAGATGCCGCACCTCCTCGTCGCCGGTTCGACGGGCTCCGGCAAGTCGAGCTTCGTGAACTCGATGATCACCTCGCTCCTGATGCGGGCGAAGCCCTCAGACGTGCGCATGGTGCTCATCGACCCGAAGCGCGTCGAACTTGCCCCGTACGCTGGCGTGCCGCACCTCATCACGCCCATCATCACGAACCCCAAGAAGGCCGCTGAGGCGCTCTCGTGGGTCGTGAAAGAGATGGACATGCGCTACGACGACCTGGCGTCGTTCGGCTTCCGGCACATCGACGACTTCAACAAGGCGGTCGTCAACGAGGAGATCGTGCTCCCCGCCGGTTCGGAGCGCAAGCTCAAGCCCTACCCGTACCTCCTCGTCGTGGTCGACGAGCTCGCCGATCTCATGATGGTCGCCCCGCGCGACGTCGAAGACTCGATCGTGCGCATCACGCAGCTCGCCCGCGCCTCGGGCATCCACCTCGTGCTCGCGACGCAGCGCCCGAGCGTCGACGTGGTCACGGGCCTCATCAAGGCCAATGTGCCGAGCCGTCTCGCCTTCGCGGTGACGAGCGTCACCGACTCCCGGGTCATCCTCGACCAGCCCGGAGCCGACAAGCTCATCGGCCAGGGCGATGCGCTCTTCCTGCCCATGGGCGCTTCGAAGCCGCTCCGCGTGCAGGGCGCGTGGGTGAGCGAAGACGAGATCGAGCGGGTCGTCAAGCACGTCACCCGGCAGGCCCGGCCCGAGTACCGGCAGGATGTCGCAGAATCCGCCCCGCGCAAAGAGATCGACGCCGACATCGGCGACGACCTCGAGCTGCTCCTCGCCGCGGCGGAGCTCGTGGTGTCGACCCAGTTCGGCTCGACGTCGATGCTGCAGCGCAAGCTCCGCGTCGGCTTCGCGAAGGCCGGCCGCCTCATGGACCTGCTCGAGTCCCGCGAGATCGTCGGCCCGTCCGAGGGGTCGAAGGCGCGCGACGTGCTCGTGACCGCCGAGCAGTTGCCCGGTGTGCTCGCGCGACTCCGCGGCGAGGAACCGGCCGGTACGCCGGCTCCGCGCGCCGCGCCGGCGCCGGCCTCCGTGCAGGCCGGGCCGCTGGGCGACGGCATCGCCGCGACCGAGGCCTACGATGCTCCCGATGCCCGCTACGACGACCCTGTCGCGCGCATGAGCGAGGGGCTCCCCGAGGTCGACGGCGACGCCGACGAAGACGCATGGGGGCTCACGGGGCGCGACTGAACAGGCGGTGAACGCGCACGACCCTCGGTGCGCCACCCCGATAGTCTGGGCTCATGACCTCCCCCGCCGGCCTTCCCGCGCGATCGGCGAACTGGAACCTTCCGAACGCGATCACGGTCGTGCGCATCCTGGCTGCGCCCGTGTTCTTCTGGATGCTGCTCGCCGACGAGGGCGCC
Proteins encoded in this window:
- a CDS encoding GNAT family N-acetyltransferase; this translates as MAAFTVRPAIPNDGSFLAEMVVEAANWRSGGTRPRPTVLADPVYRGYIAGWQRPADRGVVAIDDGGRPVGAAWYRLFASDAAAHGFVAVGVPELIIGVRPLWRAQGVGRALIRSLADTARSAGFARLTLSVEHGNFAEALYRSEGFSIVGAGAGAGAAASAGAGGAAGRAPGRDTMVRSLR
- a CDS encoding DNA translocase FtsK, whose protein sequence is MATSTRSNGRASGTPSRASSSRTAPTKKLPAASTRAAASKKAPAAPEGPNLLVRAWMGLAHLTGGAARALGPETLSKEERRDGLPFFIVVLAIVGAVVEWFLINEPIAQTLDSWTFGGLFGRVAFALPVVMLLFAVWLFRHPSSVHDNTRIGIGLGLLLLTVSALCHLFGGLPEPREGMAVLARAGGILGWMVAAPLTVLITQAGATAVVVVLLLLALLIITKTPPNRIPARFRELYEWLFGATHDEPVTEVGPKPSKRDRKKSEQTELDGIDALGADGDDEPARGGLVPWWRRNDSNREEDPGFEAPGVDGLTEVFGAGSAAGSFETPLEGVAGPSTYNTEVLGDLERAESALKHFTGDVPRGGTGLRGDDAGATNVLAVFDGADDGGAGPASANATAPDLEAEAASEPDRPYHLPAASTLAAGAPAKTRSQANDDVVRQITGVLDQFSVDAKVTGFSRGPTVTQYEIELGPGVKVERVTALSKNLAYAVASNEVRILSPIPGKSAIGIEIPNADREIVTLGDVLRSGNAANANHPMTIGVGKDVGGGYVVANLAKMPHLLVAGSTGSGKSSFVNSMITSLLMRAKPSDVRMVLIDPKRVELAPYAGVPHLITPIITNPKKAAEALSWVVKEMDMRYDDLASFGFRHIDDFNKAVVNEEIVLPAGSERKLKPYPYLLVVVDELADLMMVAPRDVEDSIVRITQLARASGIHLVLATQRPSVDVVTGLIKANVPSRLAFAVTSVTDSRVILDQPGADKLIGQGDALFLPMGASKPLRVQGAWVSEDEIERVVKHVTRQARPEYRQDVAESAPRKEIDADIGDDLELLLAAAELVVSTQFGSTSMLQRKLRVGFAKAGRLMDLLESREIVGPSEGSKARDVLVTAEQLPGVLARLRGEEPAGTPAPRAAPAPASVQAGPLGDGIAATEAYDAPDARYDDPVARMSEGLPEVDGDADEDAWGLTGRD